In Leucoraja erinacea ecotype New England chromosome 12, Leri_hhj_1, whole genome shotgun sequence, one DNA window encodes the following:
- the LOC129702395 gene encoding uncharacterized protein LOC129702395 codes for MLQQEFSSRNLKNAAPAAAKEIREIRAKCRVPLQSRKNVLLNSLGKQPTGLRKTTIEANDLKSFRNQLPRSSVSTLRGRRNSMGSFNQNELRKMGGKMDTTFTKAACSKENQLNATFSLPCSGDNDARRKSVDEVMQRHDLPSIDAASNTLLPESALSAHLPDIPIEPHNLSGLLPSFVKQECLRIAAQMSNESNYARNPRLMDNSRIDQEPVIDFSVLSCSDISPVKSPQIRYTAELPGNSLKDAGCQLIHTEVDVKLKDSFFSSMSEDECIVSGNLPYSPHNLIQFDDTTMLSDPHDLKDEDTNVSKSEGYSRNLVSLSPTCRPYLSKGDLMESNEAMVFYDTSNMLAENECTDKSVIETKTSTNSKISLSKTDLLLCKGSLPSHDNLSVPKPSFGLGNEFQTPTDQTNIVPSVSCGDLIKLNETMTLANVTFEVLKHETSYGNYLSASILSDSKMSLNVQDDVQLNGTMTAFDHNATFEKSKHEDFLGHDGKATASMSCKLILSTTTELQAAEIVAGNDCKDATFDTSKQDYDLGNEPNNATCLLPPSIGDKVELNGTITLEHKNATFDTSKHESNLGNDCSKTTPLLPPSPGEKVQLNETVIVDQKNATLDVWQLESCVGGNVSDITASSHCRLTSQVVQLNGSMTATNSEIARFESSKDGIGLEVKKTGKTTNLSSCTPSLSARDLDGLVPLSKCEGSTLISAAELRGIQSNSDSSTSNNTYAAGNLGKDDAACSVKCEGNQGNGGNINSSRGPPDLVKNPHLRNSMHNEELDAVNSEWAPGCMSTPNIAVKYSFIENPPFDYSFQTSSSTLQNDTHVAVGDCSNKQAPKGDSSSESNENKPKSSSGKAINAPLPDNQLRESKAVTAGSSKPFSNLPITRRKNGNPGATSVEHKCSGEKKSTPLSTGTSRPSCSSMGRGGRPPIQPPNLSKKSLPKPRLVPGRPSSVVGTGQRPPSNQLPSSKTSVNTKVSWVFFNCSLFMPFSDSRLVSSYCSRFWRQ; via the coding sequence ATGCTGCAACAAGAGTTTTCCTCCAGGAATTTGAAGAATGCAGCACCTGCCGCAGCTAAAGAGATTCGTGAGATAAGAGCAAAATGTAGAGTTCCACTGCAGAGCAGAAAAAATGTACTACTTAACAGTCTGGGAAAGCAACCCACTGGATTGAGGAAAACCACCATTGAAGCCAACGACCTGAAATCGTTTAGGAACCAATTGCCAAGATCAAGTGTTTCAACTCTTAGAGGTAGGCGAAACAGCATGGGCTCCTTCAATCAGAATGAGCTCAGAAAGATGGGTGGGAAGATGGACACTACATTTACAAAAGCTGCATGCTCAAAAGAAAACCAGCTCAATGCAACATTTTCTCTCCCATGTTCTGGTGACAACGATGCCAGGCGCAAGAGCGTGGATGAGGTTATGCAACGGCATGACCTGCCCAGCATTGATGCTGCCAGCAATACCCTTCTGCCCGAGTCAGCACTTTCAGCCCACTTACCAGATATCCCTATCGAGCCGCATAATCTGTCTGGTTTATTACCCAGCTTTGTCAAACAAGAGTGTTTGCGTATAGCTGCTCAAATGAGCAATGAAAGCAACTATGCACGAAATCCACGCCTCATGGACAATTCTAGAATAGATCAAGAGCCTGTGATTGATTTCTCGGTACTCTCGTGTTCAGACATCTCTCCAGTAAAATCCCCACAAATTCGCTATACCGCTGAGTTGCCAGGAAATAGTTTAAAGGATGCTGGATGTCAACTAATCCATACTGAAGTTGACGTAAAACTTAAAGATTCATTTTTTAGTTCCATGTCAGAAGATGAATGCATTGTCTCAGGAAATCTGCCCTATTCTCCACATAATTTGATTCAGTTTGATGACACCACCATGCTGAGCGACCCTCATGATCTCAAGGATGAAGATACAAATGTGTCAAAGTCGGAAGGTTATTCCAGAAATCTTGTGAGCTTGTCGCCCACCTGTAGACCTTACTTGAGTAAGGGAGATTTAATGGAATCAAATGAAGCCATGGTTTTCTATGATACATCAAATATGCTGGCAGAGAATGAATGCACTGATAAAAGTGTCATCGAAACAAAGACTTCTACAAACTCCAAAATATCTCTCTCTAAGACAGACTTGCTCTTGTGTAAAGGATCCTTGCCAAGCCATGACAATCTAAGTGTGCCAAAACCGAGTTTTGGTCTGGGAAATGAATTCCAGACTCCAACTGATCAGACTAATATTGTGCCCAGTGTTAGTTGCGGAGACTTGATCAAGTTGAATGAAACCATGACTCTGGCAAATGTAACATTTGAGGTATTAAAACATGAAACCAGCTATGGAAATTATCTCTCGGCTTCCATCTTGTCGGATTCCAAGATGTCCCTGAATGTCCAAGATGATGTGCAATTAAATGGAACAATGACGGCATTTGATCATAATGCAACATTTGAAAAGTCAAAGCATGAAGACTTTCTTGGTCATGATGGCAAAGCGACTGCCTCGATGAGTTGCAAGTTGATTCTATCCACAACCACAGAGCTTCAAGCGGCTGAAATCGTGGCAGGGAATGACTGTAAAGATGCTACGTTTGATACATCAAAGCAAGACTATGATTTGGGAAATGAACCCAACAATGCCACTTGCTTGTTGCCTCCATCTATTGGAGATAAAGTGGAATTAAATGGTACCATAACTCTGGAACATAAAAATGCAACGTTTGATACTTCAAAGCATGAGAGTAATTTGGGTAATGACTGCAGCAAGACCACTCCCTTGTTGCCTCCATCACCAGGTGAAAAAGTGCAATTAAATGAAACCGTGATTGTGGACCAAAAAAATGCAACGCTTGATGTATGGCAGCTTGAGAGCTGCGTTGGAGGTAATGTCAGTGACATCACTGCCTCGTCACACTGCAGGCTTACAAGTCAAGTGGTGCAGTTAAACGGAAGCATGACTGCGACCAATTCTGAGATTGCGAGATTTGAGTCATCAAAGGATGGTATCGGCTTGGAAGTTAAAAAAACGGGCAAAACTACCAACTTGTCCAGTTGTACGCCGTCTCTATCTGCAAGAGACTTGGATGGTCTCGTACCACTGAGCAAATGTGAGGGTAGTACTTTAATTTCTGCAGCAGAGTTGCGGGGAATCCAGTCTAACAGTGACAGTAGTACGTCAAACAATACATATGCTGCGGGAAATTTGGGAAAAGATGATGCGGCGTGTTCTGTAAAATGTGAAGGCAACCAAGGCAATGGTGGAAACATCAACAGTTCCAGAGGACCTCCAGACCTGGTCAAAAATCCACATTTGAGAAATTCTATGCACAATGAGGAACTTGATGCAGTGAATTCAGAATGGGCTCCAGGCTGCATGTCGACCCCAAATATTGCAGTGAAGTATAGTTTTATAGAAAATCCACCATTTGACTACTCCTTCCAGACCTCGTCCTCCACCCTTCAGAATGACACCCATGTTGCAGTTGGTGATTGTTCAAATAAACAAGCTCCCAAGGGTGACTCGAGTTCAGAATCTAATGAGAACAAACCTAAGTCTTCCAGTGGCAAAGCCATAAATGCACCACTACCTGATAATCAGTTGCGAGAATCCAAAGCAGTAACTGCAGGTTCCTCCAAACCTTTTTCCAACCTTCCTATAACCAGAAGGAAAAATGGCAACCCAGGAGCGACGTCTGTGGAACATAAATGTAGTGGTGAAAAGAAGTCGACACCTTTGTCTACTGGAACCTCTAGACCAAGTTGTTCTTCGATGGGTAGAGGAGGAAGGCCTCCGATACAACCACCTAACCTTTCGAAGAAGTCCCTTCCAAAGCCTCGTCTAGTCCCAGGAAGGCCAAGTAGTGTTGTAGGGACAGGGCAAAGGCCACCCAGCAACCAACTTCCATCAAGCAAGACTTCAGTCAACACCAAAGtaagttgggttttttttaactgtAGTCTTTTCATGCCTTTCAGTGATTCTAGATTAGTCTCTTCATACTGCAGCAGGTTTTGGAGGCAATAA